One part of the Algibacter sp. L1A34 genome encodes these proteins:
- a CDS encoding fasciclin domain-containing protein: MNNKHNFIINFGRICAVLVILVAFSCKDDAMDEHYGQEDKGLESSILETLSSDTNYSTFVELVKQAGFEELLSSSQAFTVWAPNNEALALVSSDVLNDPDALTELIGNHISRFSYGSTINESPLFVKMLNDKSIEFSNIDGQVTFGDVDLLEKDILTSNGILHKLSSVLSVKPNIWGFLNDNEAEFPTLMDYFSQYNETLFDEAKSVKTGTNSLGQTVYDSIFSSSNTQFKTIGDLSSEDDRFTFIGLTDDAYAGIYDTFKEYYQYPVEDSVKSNTDRTIFSNLTFPVLDLEDLNGSLIENTVGNSVLLDGTGTSVESLSNGNVFVVNTLNYDAKNVMYKPIRYEVENNKRREIGSLTDFSVVQKYQDVASGKFTNIVSLLANPENGNDYFEVAFSNVLSASYNINLKFSAIGAAQDTQLKFEFSYVDASGNTVVNNIDSMVISNLEEGIVPIGDTYDIPVYINEEIDNEYTVKLKIIIDVSEPELILYERKFGLDYVELTPVE; this comes from the coding sequence ATGAATAATAAACATAATTTCATAATTAACTTTGGCCGTATATGTGCCGTTCTAGTTATCCTTGTAGCTTTTAGCTGTAAAGATGATGCCATGGACGAGCATTATGGACAGGAAGATAAAGGTTTAGAATCTAGTATTTTAGAAACATTATCTAGTGATACTAACTATTCAACCTTTGTAGAACTCGTTAAGCAAGCAGGTTTTGAAGAATTGCTTAGCTCATCGCAAGCCTTTACGGTTTGGGCACCAAACAATGAGGCGCTTGCATTAGTATCTAGCGATGTATTAAACGATCCGGATGCGTTAACCGAATTAATAGGAAACCATATTTCTAGGTTTTCTTACGGTTCAACTATAAATGAAAGCCCTCTATTTGTTAAAATGCTTAACGATAAGTCTATTGAGTTTTCTAATATAGATGGACAGGTTACTTTTGGTGATGTAGATCTATTGGAAAAAGATATATTAACATCTAACGGAATTCTTCATAAATTATCTAGTGTTTTAAGTGTAAAACCTAATATTTGGGGATTCCTTAACGATAATGAAGCTGAGTTCCCTACGTTAATGGATTATTTTTCTCAGTATAATGAAACACTTTTCGATGAAGCAAAAAGTGTTAAAACGGGAACAAATTCATTAGGACAAACGGTTTACGATTCTATCTTTAGCTCTTCGAATACGCAATTTAAAACTATTGGAGATCTAAGCTCTGAAGATGATCGTTTCACTTTTATAGGTTTAACTGATGATGCTTATGCAGGGATTTATGACACCTTTAAAGAGTATTATCAATACCCTGTTGAAGACTCTGTAAAAAGTAATACTGACAGAACAATATTCAGTAATTTAACATTTCCTGTTTTAGATTTAGAAGACTTAAATGGTTCATTAATAGAAAATACTGTTGGAAATAGTGTGTTGCTAGATGGAACAGGAACAAGTGTTGAATCATTAAGTAATGGAAATGTATTTGTTGTAAATACTTTGAATTACGATGCGAAAAATGTGATGTACAAGCCTATACGTTACGAGGTGGAAAATAATAAAAGAAGAGAGATAGGCTCATTAACCGATTTTTCAGTGGTACAAAAGTATCAAGATGTGGCATCGGGTAAGTTTACTAATATTGTTAGTTTATTAGCGAATCCAGAAAATGGTAACGACTATTTTGAAGTTGCTTTTAGTAATGTATTATCTGCAAGTTATAATATTAACTTGAAATTTTCTGCTATTGGAGCAGCTCAAGATACACAGTTGAAATTTGAATTTAGTTATGTAGATGCTAGTGGAAATACGGTAGTAAATAACATTGATTCTATGGTAATAAGCAATCTTGAAGAAGGTATTGTTCCTATTGGAGATACTTATGATATTCCTGTGTATATAAACGAGGAAATTGATAATGAATATACTGTTAAACTGAAAATTATAATAGACGTTAGTGAACCAGAACTTATATTGTACGAGCGTAAGTTTGGACTTGATTACGTAGAATTAACGCCAGTAGAATAA
- a CDS encoding SusC/RagA family TonB-linked outer membrane protein, with protein MMKIKNTYSLLFILFFGITFALQGQEKSNKIVTGTVVNAINKEPLVGVNVRVGKFSSVITDEKGAFSIKVPDGRATLVLSSQEFQNKEVALKGRSKVEIEINNKDFNTYYSTIHSPLGDQSNSSVVSAVSVREGNLATSRESAANMLSGNEVSGMRSIMRSGIPGIGSNNFIRGYNTLNSSTQPLIVIDGMMIETNTFNNNSIINGYSYDPLSDINPKDIANITVIKDAVSIYGSRAANGVILIETNKTDDVTTKIDFYASAGLNSAPDNIRMMNASQYKNYLSNQLNSSGLYTNSEISGLPYFNESPSFQDYEKYHNSTDWQKEVFDDNYVNEYYLKVTGGDEIAKYGLSIGYTTNGGVISNSEFSRFTTRFNADTSITDRLSLSTNLSVSYTDRSLYDDGLLSTSPISSALNKSPFLAPYTENADGVVTDVYQDVDNIGGFSNPVVITDVATFVAKDYNLYGQLNFGYKISDKLTLKSLSGVNYIKNRQNVFLPDLGLSEEFNEYGDAFYRTSKVSVESLFSVYNDTRLNYVLNVDNKHDFSLNLGVRYNQNNYENSYSISGNSGDDQFTSLNNGNRDTFVTSGNIGNWKYASIYANGDYSFLNKYFVSYNLALDSSSRFGDDKSTGIFPALGLGWLISSENFMANNKVIDKLKLRVSYGLTGNDGIGNYNAESYFVSTRFLEGTGLVNGNIAKSSIGWEETAKANFGLDVGLLNERLSLNLDYFDNRTSGLLNMNEINQVYGSEGFLSNEGKLKNNGFELSVNARVVNTENFSWDVGGNISQYKNEIVSLPGDQQILDIDGVNATIINKEGSALGLFYGYKTNGIYNNAAEASADGLNWTDFAGFEQSFVAGDVRFVNSDASDNVINEDDRVVIGNPNPDFTGMVYNTFTYKNVSLSAIFSFSQGNDVYNAQRWQTESMSGLANQSTAVANRWAVANQDTDIPRAVYGDAMGNSRFSDRWIEDGSYIRLKTLSVSYSPDFFNATLSITANNLFTITDYLGFDPEVSSSQTSYLQGIDAGFTPQYTSVLIGLRVGL; from the coding sequence ATGATGAAAATAAAAAATACATATTCCCTGCTTTTCATTCTATTTTTCGGAATTACTTTTGCATTGCAAGGACAGGAAAAATCGAATAAAATAGTTACGGGAACAGTCGTTAACGCCATTAATAAAGAACCTTTGGTGGGCGTTAATGTGCGGGTAGGCAAGTTTTCTTCTGTAATAACAGACGAAAAAGGAGCATTCTCAATAAAAGTACCAGATGGAAGAGCTACACTTGTATTAAGTAGTCAAGAGTTTCAAAACAAAGAAGTGGCGCTAAAAGGACGATCTAAAGTTGAAATTGAAATTAATAATAAAGATTTCAATACGTATTATAGTACCATTCATTCTCCGCTTGGAGATCAAAGTAACTCGTCTGTAGTAAGTGCTGTTTCAGTTAGAGAAGGTAATTTAGCAACCTCACGTGAGTCTGCGGCAAATATGCTTTCAGGAAACGAAGTAAGTGGTATGAGAAGTATCATGCGTTCTGGGATTCCTGGAATTGGTTCTAATAACTTTATTAGAGGATACAACACATTAAATAGTTCTACACAACCTTTAATAGTTATTGATGGGATGATGATAGAAACTAATACCTTTAATAACAACTCTATTATTAATGGGTATAGTTATGATCCTTTGTCTGATATAAACCCTAAAGATATTGCAAATATTACAGTGATTAAAGATGCTGTTTCTATTTATGGGTCTAGAGCTGCAAACGGTGTAATACTTATTGAAACTAACAAAACGGATGATGTTACAACCAAAATTGATTTCTATGCATCGGCAGGTTTAAATTCGGCGCCAGATAATATTAGAATGATGAATGCTAGTCAATATAAAAACTATTTATCAAATCAATTAAATAGTTCTGGGCTTTATACCAATAGCGAAATTAGTGGTTTACCATATTTTAATGAAAGTCCTTCGTTTCAAGATTACGAAAAATATCATAATTCTACCGATTGGCAAAAAGAAGTGTTTGATGACAACTATGTTAATGAATACTATTTAAAAGTAACTGGAGGTGATGAAATTGCGAAATACGGATTATCTATTGGATACACGACTAATGGAGGTGTAATTTCTAATTCAGAATTTAGTCGTTTTACTACACGTTTTAATGCAGATACAAGCATAACAGATCGATTATCGTTATCTACAAATCTAAGTGTAAGTTATACAGATAGAAGTTTATATGATGATGGCTTGTTAAGCACATCTCCTATATCTTCAGCTTTAAATAAGTCACCATTCTTGGCTCCTTATACAGAAAATGCCGACGGTGTTGTTACAGATGTATATCAAGATGTCGATAATATTGGCGGATTTAGTAACCCTGTAGTTATTACAGATGTTGCTACATTTGTTGCTAAAGATTATAACCTTTATGGTCAATTAAATTTTGGTTATAAAATTTCAGATAAATTAACCTTGAAATCTTTATCAGGTGTAAATTATATTAAAAACAGACAGAATGTGTTTTTACCAGATTTAGGATTATCTGAAGAATTTAACGAGTATGGTGATGCTTTTTACCGTACATCAAAAGTAAGTGTAGAAAGTTTATTTTCTGTTTATAATGATACACGATTAAACTATGTATTAAATGTAGATAATAAGCACGATTTTTCATTAAATCTTGGAGTACGCTATAACCAAAATAATTATGAAAACTCTTATTCTATTAGTGGGAATTCTGGAGATGATCAATTTACATCTTTAAATAATGGTAACAGAGATACTTTTGTTACTTCTGGTAATATTGGTAACTGGAAATATGCTTCTATTTATGCTAATGGAGATTATTCATTTTTGAATAAATATTTTGTTAGTTATAATTTAGCTTTAGATAGCTCATCGCGTTTTGGTGATGATAAATCTACTGGGATTTTTCCAGCTTTAGGTTTGGGGTGGTTAATTTCTTCAGAAAATTTTATGGCTAATAATAAAGTAATAGATAAATTAAAACTTAGAGTTAGTTATGGTTTAACAGGTAATGATGGTATTGGAAATTATAATGCAGAATCTTATTTTGTATCTACTCGATTTTTAGAAGGAACAGGGCTTGTTAACGGTAACATAGCAAAAAGTTCTATTGGTTGGGAAGAAACAGCAAAAGCTAATTTTGGGTTAGATGTTGGTTTACTCAACGAACGATTATCTTTAAATCTTGACTATTTTGATAATAGAACCTCTGGTTTATTAAATATGAATGAAATAAATCAAGTTTACGGAAGTGAAGGCTTTTTGTCAAATGAAGGGAAACTTAAAAATAACGGTTTCGAATTATCTGTAAATGCCCGTGTTGTTAATACGGAAAACTTTAGTTGGGATGTTGGTGGAAATATTTCACAATACAAAAATGAAATAGTGTCTCTGCCAGGCGACCAACAAATTCTTGATATAGATGGTGTTAATGCTACTATTATCAATAAAGAAGGTAGCGCATTAGGCTTGTTTTATGGTTATAAAACAAATGGAATTTATAACAATGCTGCCGAAGCTTCTGCTGATGGTTTAAACTGGACTGATTTTGCTGGATTTGAGCAATCATTTGTTGCAGGTGATGTTCGTTTTGTGAATTCTGATGCTTCTGATAACGTAATTAATGAAGATGACCGTGTGGTTATTGGTAATCCAAATCCAGATTTTACGGGGATGGTTTACAATACATTTACTTATAAAAATGTATCATTATCAGCTATATTTTCTTTCAGCCAAGGAAACGATGTGTATAATGCACAGCGCTGGCAAACAGAATCTATGTCTGGTTTAGCAAACCAAAGTACAGCGGTTGCAAACCGTTGGGCAGTGGCAAATCAAGATACAGATATTCCTCGTGCAGTTTACGGTGATGCTATGGGAAACTCTAGATTTTCAGACCGTTGGATAGAAGATGGGTCATACATTCGTCTAAAAACTTTGTCAGTATCTTATAGTCCAGACTTTTTTAATGCCACGCTTTCTATTACTGCAAATAACTTATTTACTATTACTGATTACTTAGGGTTCGATCCAGAAGTAAGCTCATCTCAAACAAGTTATTTACAAGGTATCGATGCCGGTTTTACACCTCAATACACTTCAGTATTAATAGGTCTTAGAGTAGGGCTATAA
- a CDS encoding RagB/SusD family nutrient uptake outer membrane protein: MKQYRNITFSIILGLTLFTSCDDLLDVDPEEVLLTEDYLGASKIETRSALFGVLSQLQDVAGQYVVLGELRGDLTNVNASTNDELREINNHAISADNSYADLTTIFSIINNCNFALEGIDKEAFEGDLLDDYAGILRIRTWAQMQILINYGKLPYITVPIKTSDELDDTYPLLSIDEALDQLIRNLAEVEGVDNVTDYAGSEGFSVYKMIPDQHILLGDLYLWKGNYELAATNYKLFLDEFSTLSTNRISVTENNGKYTYNPDGWADIFGESPRSTAVIDYVAFSEQYRQPNSSFEVITAQMQASTSIIANWNSQSMGYEGLPVVDNLDERAAVSATIEDVEPLILKYQYEYFTWNRVAKIYLRYAEAINYAGYPEQALVVINGIFNNPNVDPIDAPIFFNEEEFLNFDEWYYLFDDNEPIIGNLGVRGRASLAPVGLDIDMSNITTAMDEVGALILNEAALELAFEGNRWEDLMRYARRDSDASILADAIADKFITAGDAGTGEAIRAKLLNPDNWYLPYTIPDNFVSE; encoded by the coding sequence ATGAAACAATATAGAAACATTACGTTTAGCATCATTTTAGGATTAACGCTTTTTACTTCTTGCGATGATTTATTGGATGTGGACCCAGAAGAAGTATTGCTTACCGAAGATTATTTAGGAGCTAGTAAGATAGAAACAAGATCTGCATTATTTGGAGTGCTTTCGCAATTACAAGATGTTGCTGGGCAATATGTTGTATTGGGAGAGTTACGTGGCGATTTAACCAATGTTAACGCCAGTACAAATGATGAGCTTAGAGAAATTAATAATCATGCTATTAGTGCCGATAATAGCTATGCGGATTTAACAACAATATTCTCTATTATTAACAACTGTAACTTTGCCTTAGAAGGCATTGATAAAGAGGCTTTTGAAGGCGATTTATTAGATGATTACGCCGGGATTTTAAGGATTAGAACTTGGGCACAAATGCAAATTCTTATTAATTATGGAAAGTTACCATATATTACCGTTCCAATTAAAACAAGTGATGAATTGGATGATACTTATCCTTTATTAAGTATTGATGAAGCTTTAGATCAATTAATTAGAAACTTAGCCGAAGTAGAAGGTGTTGATAATGTTACTGATTATGCAGGTTCTGAAGGGTTTAGTGTTTATAAAATGATTCCAGATCAACATATTCTTTTAGGAGATTTGTATCTATGGAAAGGTAATTACGAATTAGCAGCAACAAATTATAAGCTGTTTTTAGATGAATTTAGTACTTTAAGCACTAATAGAATAAGTGTTACTGAAAATAATGGAAAATATACTTACAATCCCGATGGATGGGCAGATATTTTTGGAGAAAGTCCTCGTTCTACTGCTGTTATTGATTATGTAGCTTTTAGTGAACAGTATAGACAACCAAATAGCAGTTTTGAGGTTATTACAGCACAAATGCAAGCATCAACATCAATTATTGCGAATTGGAATTCTCAGTCTATGGGATATGAGGGGCTTCCTGTTGTAGACAACCTAGATGAAAGAGCGGCGGTGTCTGCAACAATTGAAGATGTAGAGCCTTTAATTTTAAAATACCAATATGAGTATTTTACTTGGAATAGAGTTGCAAAAATATATTTACGTTATGCAGAGGCTATTAATTACGCTGGTTACCCAGAGCAAGCTTTAGTTGTAATAAATGGGATATTTAATAACCCGAATGTAGACCCTATTGATGCTCCAATATTTTTCAATGAAGAAGAGTTTTTAAATTTCGATGAATGGTATTATCTTTTTGATGACAATGAACCAATAATCGGTAATTTAGGAGTTCGTGGTCGTGCAAGTTTAGCGCCTGTAGGTTTAGATATAGATATGTCTAACATAACTACAGCTATGGATGAAGTTGGTGCATTAATTCTTAATGAAGCAGCTTTAGAGTTAGCTTTTGAAGGTAACCGTTGGGAAGATTTAATGCGCTATGCTCGTAGAGACTCAGACGCAAGTATCTTAGCCGATGCCATTGCCGATAAGTTTATTACTGCTGGAGATGCTGGCACAGGAGAAGCCATTCGTGCAAAATTACTTAACCCAGATAACTGGTATTTACCTTATACTATTCCTGATAATTTTGTATCGGAATAA
- the groL gene encoding chaperonin GroEL (60 kDa chaperone family; promotes refolding of misfolded polypeptides especially under stressful conditions; forms two stacked rings of heptamers to form a barrel-shaped 14mer; ends can be capped by GroES; misfolded proteins enter the barrel where they are refolded when GroES binds) — MAKDIKFDIEARDGLKRGVDALANAVKVTLGPKGRNVIISKSFGAPQVTKDGVTVAKEIELENPLENMGAQMVKEVASKTNDLAGDGTTTATVLAQAIVKEGLKNVAAGANPMDLKRGIDKAVEAIVADLEKQAKKVGNSSEMIKQVASISANNDDTIGELIATAFGKVGKEGVITVEEAKGMETYVDVVEGMQFDRGYLSPYFVTDADKMIADLENPYILLFDKKISNLNEILPILEPVAQSGRPLLIIAEDVDGQALATLVVNKLRGGLKIAAVKAPGFGDRRKAMLEDIATLTGGTVISEERGFTLENADLSMLGTAETVTVDKDNTTIVNGSGDAESIKARVNQIKSQIETTTSDYDKEKLQERLAKLAGGVAVLYVGAASEVEMKEKKDRVDDALHATRAAVEEGIVAGGGVALVRAKSVLEKLTTENLDETTGVQIVARAIEAPLRTIVENAGGEGSVVIAKVLEGKKDFGFDAKTDKYVDMLKAGIIDPKKVTRVALENAASVAGMILTTECALIDIKEDAPAMPMGGGGMPGMM; from the coding sequence ATGGCAAAAGATATAAAATTTGATATTGAAGCACGCGACGGTTTAAAACGTGGTGTTGATGCATTAGCAAACGCAGTAAAAGTAACGTTAGGACCAAAAGGACGTAACGTAATTATTAGTAAAAGTTTTGGTGCACCACAAGTAACTAAAGATGGTGTAACTGTAGCTAAAGAAATTGAGCTTGAAAACCCATTAGAAAACATGGGTGCACAAATGGTTAAAGAAGTAGCCTCTAAAACCAACGATTTAGCTGGTGATGGTACTACAACAGCAACTGTATTAGCTCAAGCAATAGTAAAAGAAGGTTTAAAAAACGTTGCTGCGGGTGCAAACCCAATGGATTTAAAACGTGGTATTGACAAAGCTGTCGAAGCTATTGTTGCTGATCTTGAAAAGCAAGCTAAAAAAGTAGGTAATTCATCTGAAATGATTAAGCAAGTTGCTTCTATTTCTGCAAATAACGATGATACAATTGGTGAATTAATCGCTACTGCTTTCGGAAAAGTTGGTAAAGAAGGTGTTATTACTGTTGAGGAAGCTAAAGGCATGGAAACTTATGTGGACGTGGTTGAAGGTATGCAATTCGATAGAGGATATCTTTCTCCTTACTTTGTAACGGATGCTGATAAAATGATTGCCGATTTAGAAAATCCATATATTTTATTATTTGATAAAAAGATTTCTAACTTAAACGAAATTCTTCCAATTTTAGAGCCCGTTGCTCAATCTGGTCGTCCATTATTAATTATTGCTGAAGATGTTGACGGACAAGCATTAGCTACTTTAGTTGTAAACAAATTACGTGGTGGTTTAAAAATTGCCGCTGTTAAGGCTCCTGGTTTTGGTGACCGTCGTAAAGCAATGTTAGAAGATATTGCTACCTTAACTGGTGGAACTGTAATTTCTGAAGAAAGAGGTTTCACTTTAGAGAATGCCGATTTAAGTATGCTTGGTACTGCAGAAACAGTAACAGTTGATAAAGATAACACTACAATCGTTAATGGTTCTGGTGATGCTGAATCGATTAAAGCTAGAGTAAATCAAATTAAATCTCAAATTGAAACTACAACTTCAGATTACGATAAAGAAAAACTACAAGAACGTTTAGCTAAATTAGCTGGAGGTGTTGCTGTACTTTATGTTGGTGCTGCAAGTGAAGTTGAAATGAAAGAGAAAAAAGATCGTGTTGATGATGCATTACACGCAACTAGAGCAGCCGTAGAAGAAGGTATCGTTGCTGGTGGTGGTGTTGCGTTAGTAAGAGCTAAATCTGTTTTAGAGAAGCTTACAACCGAAAATCTAGATGAAACAACTGGTGTTCAAATTGTAGCACGTGCTATTGAAGCACCTTTACGTACTATCGTTGAAAACGCAGGTGGTGAAGGAAGTGTTGTAATTGCTAAAGTATTAGAAGGTAAAAAAGACTTTGGTTTCGATGCTAAAACGGATAAATACGTTGATATGCTTAAAGCTGGTATTATCGATCCTAAAAAAGTAACGCGTGTAGCATTAGAAAATGCAGCATCTGTTGCAGGAATGATTTTAACTACAGAGTGTGCTTTAATTGATATTAAAGAAGATGCTCCTGCTATGCCTATGGGTGGTGGCGGTATGCCAGGCATGATGTAA
- the groES gene encoding co-chaperone GroES, translated as MSLNIKPLADRVLIEPAAAETKTASGIIIPDNAKEKPQKGTVVAAGKGTKDEPITVKVGDTVLYGKYAGTELKLEGTDYLIMRESDILAII; from the coding sequence ATGAGCTTAAACATTAAACCATTAGCAGACCGCGTTCTTATTGAGCCAGCTGCCGCTGAAACTAAAACAGCTTCAGGAATTATTATTCCAGATAACGCCAAAGAAAAACCACAAAAAGGAACTGTTGTTGCTGCAGGAAAAGGCACCAAAGATGAGCCTATTACTGTAAAAGTTGGTGACACTGTTTTATATGGTAAATATGCTGGCACAGAACTTAAATTAGAAGGTACAGATTATTTAATTATGCGTGAGAGCGATATTCTTGCAATAATATAA
- the secG gene encoding preprotein translocase subunit SecG translates to MSTFTIFLALIVVVAFLLIVVIMVQNPKGGGLSSSFGGGGTQQLGGVKKTTDFLDKSTWYLATFLLVLILASNIAINRGDSSLESKALDSDAPSAQPLATPANTATDAATIKDSVN, encoded by the coding sequence ATGAGTACGTTTACAATATTTTTAGCATTAATAGTTGTGGTAGCATTTTTACTAATTGTAGTAATCATGGTGCAAAACCCTAAAGGAGGTGGATTATCTTCTTCTTTTGGAGGTGGTGGAACACAGCAATTAGGAGGTGTAAAAAAGACAACCGACTTTTTAGACAAAAGCACATGGTATTTAGCTACATTTTTGTTAGTATTAATATTAGCATCAAACATAGCAATTAACAGAGGCGATTCTTCTTTAGAATCTAAAGCTTTAGATAGTGATGCACCAAGTGCACAACCTTTAGCTACACCTGCTAACACAGCAACTGATGCTGCTACTATAAAAGATAGCGTGAACTAA
- a CDS encoding LptE family protein: protein MKHAKYIIIILTIATLTSCGIYSFTGTSIASDIKTYQVNRFENNALLVEPGLERDFKLALEDLIQNQTNLSLVPSNGDLVYEGEITNYRVSPTTATSENTAAQNRLTISVKLRFFNRKKEEDDLEQSFSFYYDYEGTSLLTGATKTTAHEEIFERLTQDIFNATLAKW from the coding sequence ATGAAACACGCAAAATATATCATTATCATATTAACTATCGCAACCTTAACGAGCTGTGGTATTTACTCTTTTACAGGAACCTCTATTGCTTCCGATATTAAAACTTACCAAGTAAACCGATTTGAAAACAATGCCCTTTTAGTAGAACCCGGTTTAGAACGTGATTTTAAATTAGCTTTAGAAGATTTAATTCAGAACCAAACCAATTTGAGTCTTGTTCCTTCTAATGGTGATTTGGTTTACGAAGGTGAAATAACTAATTATAGAGTATCACCTACTACAGCAACATCAGAAAATACAGCGGCACAAAACAGATTAACAATAAGTGTGAAACTTAGATTTTTCAACAGAAAAAAAGAAGAAGACGATTTAGAACAAAGTTTCTCTTTTTATTATGATTACGAAGGGACTTCGCTACTTACAGGAGCAACAAAAACAACAGCTCACGAAGAAATTTTTGAGCGTTTAACGCAAGATATTTTTAACGCAACACTCGCGAAATGGTAG